The Cyclopterus lumpus isolate fCycLum1 chromosome 6, fCycLum1.pri, whole genome shotgun sequence genome contains a region encoding:
- the LOC117732205 gene encoding palmitoyltransferase ZDHHC7-like: MSSGHRQRDVEQQRPLLDGEEDDEEAAAERSSRSEAERRLWFIRDCCGMVCALITWSLVFFADFVVTFVMLLPSRSFWYAVVNGVLFNSLAVLALASHLRTMLTDPGAVPKGNATKKYMESLQLKPGEVVYKCPKCCSIKPERAHHCSICKRCIRKMDHHCPWVNNCVGEKNQRFFVLFTMYISMISSHALALCGYQFITCVRVQWRECSDFSPPVTMMLMIFLCMEALLFFTFTAVMFSTQLHSICNDETEIERLKNEKPTWERQTRWAGLRSVFGGPPSLLWVSPFAGLKLPTLLPRRSWKGGAEFSV; the protein is encoded by the exons ATGTCCTCGGGCCACCGGCAGAGGGACGTGGAgcagcagcgccccctgctggacggagaggaggacgacgaggaggcggcggcggagcGGAGTTCCCGCAGCGAGGCCGAGCGGCGCCTCTGGTTCATCCGGGACTGCTGCGGCATGGTGTGCGCCCTCATCACCTGGTCCCTGGTCTTCTTCGCCGACTTCGTGGTGACCTTCGTCATGCTGCTGCCCTCCAGGAGCTTCTGGTACGCCGTGGTCAACGGCGTGCTGTTCAACAGCCTGGCGGTGCTGGCGCTGGCCTCCCACCTGCGCACCATGCTCACCGACCCG GGCGCCGTTCCTAAAGGAAACGCCACCAAGAAGTACATGGAGAGCCTGCAGCTGAAGCCCGGGGAGGTCGTCTACAAGTGTCCAAAATGCTGCAGCATCAAACCAGAGAGGGCTCATCactgcag caTCTGTAAGCGCTGCATCCGTAAGATGGACCATCATTGTCCGTGGGTCAACAACTGTGTCGGGGAGAAGAACCAGCGCTTCTTCGTCCTCTTCACA ATGTACATCTCCATGATCTCCAGCCACGCTCTGGCTCTCTGTGGATACCAGTTCATCACCTGCGTCAGAGTCCAGTGGAGAG agtgCAGTGACTTCTCTCCACCGGTGACGATGATGCTGATGATCTTCCTCTGCATGGAGgcgctcctcttcttcacctttaCGGCCGTCATGTTCAGCACCCAGCTGCACTCCATCTGCAACGACGAGACG gagATCGAGCGTCTGAAGAACGAGAAGCCCACGTGGGAGCGTCAGACCCGCTGGGCCGGCCTGAGGTCTGTGTTCGGGGGTCCGCCCTCCCTCCTGTGGGTCAGCCCCTTCGCCGGACTCAAACTACCGACCCTGCTGCCCCGACGCTCCTGGAAGGGCGGAGCCGAGTTCTCCGTCTGA